The sequence CATCTTATTAATGGCTTTTATCTCGATAGTGGTTGTCAATAACCTCGTCTTCACAAAGTTTCTCGGCATCTGTCCGTACCTGGGCGTATCGGGAAGAATAGATATGGCTTTCGGTATGGGCATGGCTGTAACATTTGTTATAACTCTGGCCGGTTCTTTGACCTGGCTCATCGACCATATGGTTTTAGTGCCTCTGCATCTGGAAATTACCCGTTACGTTTGTTACATACTCGTAATCGCCGGCGCGGTGCAGCTTGTCGAGATGTATCTGCGGAAATTTTTCCCGCCGCTGTATGAAAGCTTCGGAATATTTCTGCCGCTCATTACTACCAACTGTGCGATTTTGGGCCTTTGTCTTTTCCTTAATGTATGGGGAATCGACAATTTTGCTGAAGCCGCCGTCCTGAGTTTCGGGGCAGGTATCGGCTTTACGCTGGCGATATGTATAATGGCCGGTATCCGTGAACAGCTTAACTTTTCCGATGTGCCCGAATGTCTGCGAGGCGCTCCGATTACATTGATAACCGCCGGCCTGCTGACGCTCGCATTTATGGGCTTTGCCGGAATGATTAAATAGGAATCACAGATGATTTTAGCTGACATATTTTCATATTGGAATTCTTCCTGGCCGGCAGGACTGACGATGCTCGTTTTGGGTCTGGGTTTTTCGATTGTTCTTTTAATCGCCGACAAGAAATTCAAGGTCGAACTGGACCCCAAGATTGAACAGGTGTACCTGGCTCTGCCCAGAATCGACTGCGGCACCTGCGGCTTTGCCGGCTGTTCATCTTATGCCAAAGCTGTCGTTGCAAACCCGGTTCTCATCGGCAAATGCGCCCCCGGCGGAAGCAACTGCTCGGAAAAAATAGCTGAAATTCTCAGCCTTTCGGTAAGCGGTTCCAGTGCGACTGTAAGACCAATAGTCCATTGCAGAGCTCACAAGGACGATAAAACTTTTTCAGGTCAATATGATGGTATACCGACCTGTACCGCCGCGAACGCTCTTTCAAACGTACAAGCCTGTAAATTCGGCTGCCTCGGTTTTGGAGACTGCATGGCAAGCTGTAAATTCGGCGCAATTACTATCGTCAATGGTCTTGCGACAATCGACTATGAAAAATGTACTGGCTGCACCGCCTGTTCGAAAGCTTGTCCGAGAGGACTTATCGAAATGGTGCCATTCACCCATTCGACGATGATGACCGTTGCCTGCAGAAGTCAGGAAAGCGGCAAAGACACAAAGGCGTTCTGTAAAGTCGGATGTATAGGATGTAAACTTTGCACAAAACAAAATGAGGCGTTTGAAATGGTCACCAATTTCGCCAAACTGAACTACGCAAAATATCAGCCGGGCGAATCTTTCGAAACTGCGATGAAAAAATGCCCGACAGGCGTAATTGTATATCGCGGCAAAAATGCATCTGCCTGATACAACTCTGAAGAATTAAAATAACAGGAATTTCTTTACTTTAACTCCTCTTCCTGACCCTGTCCCGGCTGTTCCTTCATTTTATCAATCTTCTTGGCTTCCCTTGGCTGTTTTTTGGGAATTTGTACCTGTACGCCGAGCTTGCCGAGTTCGCTGGCAACTTCCGGCTGATACGGGTCAAGCTCGAATGCTCGTCTCAGGTAAACTTCCGCATTGGCGTTATCTCTTTTGAGCAGATAGAAAAAGCCGAGTTGTTTATTAATCACAACCGAATTCGGAGCCAGGTTATGAGCCTTCATATAACTCGAAAGAGCATACTCGTCGAGTCCTCTCTCCTGGAAAGCACGTCCTAAAAGCAGCGAATGTTTGGCGCTGACGCTGGCCTGACTTATATACATTTCAGCAAGCACTTCGCTTCTTTGTTTATCGCCCTTATCGACAAGCAGCTTTACGATGGACGCCTGCGCATCGTGATGCACCGGGTCGAACGCCAAAGCCTTGTTATATTCCCATTCAGCTTTGTCCCACAGACCTTCGCTGTGATAAATCCTGCCGAGGTCGTAATGCGTCTTGGCATCGCTGTATTTTTTGTCGAGTTGCTTCAGTAGTGCTTCCTTCTGAATGTCGCTCTTGCTGGTAAGCTCTTTATCGTTGATTTTTTCCCCTGTCGCGGTTTTCTGCTGTTCTCCGCAGCCGCCGATAATCGCACAAGCCAATGCTATGATCAGGACTTTGAAAATCATTTTCATCTCTCAATCCTTTCCAATTTAGTTTTCCTGAGACAATAGATAATAACAGTATGAATGCTTCCGTAAAATTTTCAAGTATTAAATTTTATATATCCAGATTCTGAACTTCAAGAGCATGTTCCTGTATATAAGTCCGGCGTTTTTCAACGTCGTCTCCCATCAGGATACTAAACAGCCTGTCGGCCTCGCCGGCATCGTCAAGAGTGACTTTCAGCAGCGTTCTCCTGTCAGGATCCATAGTCGTTTGCCATAGCTGTTCGGCGTTCATTTCGCCCAGGCCTTTAAACCGTTTTATTTCCACTCCCTTGCCGCCGATTTGTCGTATTCCAGTGCATATCTGGTCCATCGAGGCTATTTCATGCTCATCAGGCCCGTTTGTCAGCCTGAATTTTGTCGGGATGGCCTCGCCGGATACTTTACGCTCGGCTTTCAGCAGATAATCCTTAAAATCGAGCCCGAATTTGCTTTTCAGTTTTGCGTTAATCTCATTTGCCCGCGTTACTTCGTGCAATTCCTCGGCAAACAGTCTTTCGGCGCCTTCCGTCTCTTCGGAACCGATTAGAGCCTGGATTTCGGCATGTCTTTTTTCATATTCGTCCCTGTCGTGATAAAACTCCGACTGTCCTTCGAAGCGAATATGATATTCCGGCAGTTTTTTGCCGTTATAGTGTGTTTCTATGAAGTGCTTGAGCTGCACCCCTCGTTTTTCAAGTACGGCCACGTTGCGTTCGAGGTCGCCGAGCAGCTTGATAAGGTCCTTTAATTCCGCACCATTTATCTTCTTTTTTCCGGCAGACTCATTTATTATCAATTCCGTACCGTCAGTTCCGCGGGATACCATACGTTTCCGCATCGCCTGTTCGGTCAGGATATATTCCGATTTTTTCTGCCCTTTTATGGAAAGCTCGTAAAGTGGAGGCTGGGCGATATAAACAGCGTCTTTTTCGAACAGCTCCGGCATCTGCCTGAAAAGAAACGTCAGCAGCAGTGTTCGTATATGCGCACCGTCAACATCGGCATCGGTCATCAGAACGATTTTCCCGTATCGGCACTTGCTGAAGTCGAAATCGTCGGAACCGATACCCGTGCCCAGTGCGCTTATTATGGTGCGTATTTCCTCATGAGCAAGCATTTTGTCGAGTCTTGCCTTTTCC comes from Phycisphaerae bacterium and encodes:
- a CDS encoding RnfABCDGE type electron transport complex subunit A: MDKFYILLMAFISIVVVNNLVFTKFLGICPYLGVSGRIDMAFGMGMAVTFVITLAGSLTWLIDHMVLVPLHLEITRYVCYILVIAGAVQLVEMYLRKFFPPLYESFGIFLPLITTNCAILGLCLFLNVWGIDNFAEAAVLSFGAGIGFTLAICIMAGIREQLNFSDVPECLRGAPITLITAGLLTLAFMGFAGMIK
- a CDS encoding RnfABCDGE type electron transport complex subunit B; protein product: MILADIFSYWNSSWPAGLTMLVLGLGFSIVLLIADKKFKVELDPKIEQVYLALPRIDCGTCGFAGCSSYAKAVVANPVLIGKCAPGGSNCSEKIAEILSLSVSGSSATVRPIVHCRAHKDDKTFSGQYDGIPTCTAANALSNVQACKFGCLGFGDCMASCKFGAITIVNGLATIDYEKCTGCTACSKACPRGLIEMVPFTHSTMMTVACRSQESGKDTKAFCKVGCIGCKLCTKQNEAFEMVTNFAKLNYAKYQPGESFETAMKKCPTGVIVYRGKNASA